A window of the Dyadobacter pollutisoli genome harbors these coding sequences:
- a CDS encoding NAD(P)-dependent alcohol dehydrogenase, which yields MEVKQIKAFGTETAEAPLNELGIQRRKPTPHDVEIEILYCGVCHSDLHQARNEWGGTTYPVVPGHEIVGKVTSVGDHVTKFKVGDLAGVGCMVDSCRECDHCKEGLEQYCLVGAVYTYNSEEKHLHQQTFGGYSESIVVDENYVLSIPENLDLAAAAPLLCAGITTYSPLKHWNVGPGKKVGVVGLGGLGHMGIKIAKAMGAHVVVFTTSTSKIEDAKRLGADEVVLSTDPEQMRKYGNGLHFILDAVSAQHDINAYLQLLKLDGTIALVGLPEHELPIGAFNVVGMRRNFSGSSIGGIAETQEMLDFCAEHNIVSDIEMIDIQQINEAYDRLLKGDVKYRFVIDMASLKEPA from the coding sequence ATGGAAGTAAAACAAATCAAAGCGTTCGGCACGGAAACGGCTGAGGCGCCACTCAACGAGCTGGGTATTCAGCGCAGAAAGCCAACACCGCATGATGTGGAAATTGAAATATTGTACTGTGGCGTTTGCCATTCCGACCTGCACCAGGCAAGAAATGAATGGGGCGGCACTACATATCCCGTGGTACCGGGGCATGAAATAGTAGGGAAAGTAACTTCCGTAGGCGATCACGTGACTAAGTTCAAGGTAGGCGATCTGGCAGGAGTAGGCTGTATGGTAGACAGTTGCCGTGAATGTGACCATTGTAAAGAAGGTTTGGAGCAATACTGCCTCGTTGGTGCCGTGTACACTTACAACAGCGAAGAAAAGCATTTGCATCAGCAAACATTCGGTGGTTATTCGGAGAGCATTGTGGTGGATGAAAACTACGTGCTCAGCATACCGGAAAACCTCGATCTTGCAGCTGCTGCACCTTTGCTTTGCGCTGGAATTACCACTTATTCACCTTTAAAACACTGGAATGTGGGTCCGGGCAAAAAAGTAGGAGTTGTAGGATTGGGTGGGCTGGGGCATATGGGCATCAAAATCGCCAAAGCCATGGGCGCGCATGTCGTAGTTTTTACAACTTCAACGTCAAAAATAGAAGATGCCAAGAGACTTGGGGCAGACGAGGTGGTATTATCGACGGATCCGGAACAAATGCGCAAGTATGGAAACGGTCTTCATTTCATCCTGGATGCGGTTTCGGCACAGCACGATATCAATGCCTATCTGCAATTGCTCAAATTGGATGGTACCATTGCATTGGTAGGGTTGCCCGAACATGAACTACCTATCGGCGCATTTAATGTGGTCGGAATGCGCAGGAATTTCAGTGGCTCGTCCATTGGTGGTATAGCCGAAACACAGGAAATGCTTGATTTCTGTGCGGAACACAACATTGTTTCAGACATCGAAATGATCGATATCCAGCAAATCAACGAAGCTTACGATCGCCTGTTGAAAGGTGATGTGAAGTACCGGTTTGTAATTGATATGGCATCACTGAAAGAACCTGCCTGA
- a CDS encoding SRPBCC family protein encodes MASTDFTTSILVDQTPEEAFKAVTNVRGWWSEEIEGSTENLNDEFKYHYEDVHRCHIKLIEVVPNSKVVWLILDNYFKFTQDETEWTDTNVIFDITEKDGETEVKMTHVGLVPEYECYDVCREGWSNYIQNSLRSLITTGKGKPNATGKPQTETEKKLTLATDS; translated from the coding sequence ATGGCATCAACAGATTTTACTACAAGCATTCTTGTAGACCAAACACCGGAGGAAGCGTTCAAGGCGGTTACCAACGTTCGCGGATGGTGGTCGGAAGAAATTGAAGGCAGTACTGAAAATTTGAATGACGAATTCAAATATCACTACGAAGACGTGCATCGCTGCCATATCAAATTGATCGAAGTTGTTCCAAATAGCAAAGTGGTTTGGCTGATTTTGGACAATTACTTTAAGTTTACCCAAGACGAAACTGAGTGGACGGATACAAATGTTATTTTTGATATCACTGAGAAAGACGGGGAAACGGAGGTCAAAATGACGCACGTAGGGCTTGTTCCCGAATATGAATGCTATGATGTCTGCCGCGAAGGGTGGAGCAACTACATTCAAAACAGTTTACGCAGTTTGATCACTACCGGCAAAGGCAAGCCCAATGCGACAGGCAAGCCACAAACTGAAACTGAAAAGAAACTGACATTGGCGACGGATAGTTGA
- a CDS encoding NmrA family NAD(P)-binding protein, with product MKITLTGSLGHISKPLTQELVGKGHSVTVISSNSEKQKDIEALGAIAAIGSLEDTDFLTATFTGADAVYTMVPPNNYFDPTLDLLAYYKRLGQNYAKAIEKAGVNRVVNLSTIGAHLEEGSGILLGAHNVERILNELPSTVAITHMRPTSFFYNLYGYVDMIKKEGVIAANYGADREIPWVSPFDIAAAIAEEILTPFSGRKIRYVASEDLTGNETASILGAALGKPDLKWILTTNEQTLGELEAIGMNKKIAAGLVEMYASLYTGLLSEDYNRNKPAVMGKVKLADFAKEFATAFQ from the coding sequence ATGAAAATCACATTGACAGGCTCGCTGGGACACATTAGCAAGCCATTAACACAAGAATTGGTAGGAAAAGGACATTCCGTAACCGTCATCAGCAGCAATTCAGAAAAACAAAAAGACATTGAAGCATTGGGCGCTATCGCCGCCATCGGCTCATTGGAAGACACTGATTTTCTCACCGCGACTTTTACAGGCGCCGATGCCGTATACACAATGGTACCGCCAAATAACTACTTTGACCCGACGCTCGATTTGTTGGCTTACTACAAAAGATTAGGGCAAAATTATGCTAAGGCCATTGAAAAAGCAGGCGTAAATCGCGTCGTGAACCTAAGTACCATTGGCGCACATCTGGAAGAGGGTTCCGGGATACTTTTGGGCGCTCACAACGTAGAACGGATTTTGAATGAACTGCCGTCGACGGTTGCGATCACGCATATGCGGCCAACTTCCTTCTTTTACAACTTATATGGTTACGTGGATATGATCAAAAAAGAAGGGGTCATTGCTGCAAATTACGGTGCGGACCGTGAGATACCCTGGGTTTCGCCCTTTGACATTGCTGCTGCGATCGCCGAGGAAATTCTGACACCCTTTTCGGGTAGGAAAATCCGGTACGTAGCCAGTGAAGACCTGACCGGCAACGAAACCGCGAGTATCCTCGGAGCTGCTTTGGGGAAACCCGATTTGAAATGGATACTGACCACTAACGAACAAACATTGGGTGAACTAGAAGCCATTGGAATGAACAAAAAGATCGCTGCCGGACTCGTCGAAATGTATGCTAGCCTTTACACCGGTCTACTATCCGAAGATTACAACCGTAACAAACCTGCGGTGATGGGCAAGGTCAAACTGGCAGATTTTGCGAAGGAATTTGCGACGGCTTTTCAATAG
- a CDS encoding helix-turn-helix domain-containing protein, with amino-acid sequence MANAQFHRFKTITEFHRFRGLPKPEHPLISVINMELVDHLPANEWSLIKDFYSISMKRGFNVKIKYGQQEFDFDEGVMFFMSPGQVLRLEVEVDTTLQQSGWMLLVHPDFLWNTPLAQTIKQYEYFDYSVNEALFLSEKEENIISGIMQSIQQEYQSNMDQFSQDLIIAQIELLLKYSERFYQRQFLTRKIGNHKILGRLEQVISAYFDSDDLIKKGLPTVQYVADALNISPNYLSGMLKLLTGQTTQQHIHDKLIEKAKEKLSVTDLSVSEIAYELGFEHPQSFSKLFKTKTNFSPLEFRQSFN; translated from the coding sequence ATGGCAAACGCGCAATTTCACCGCTTCAAAACGATCACCGAATTTCACAGGTTCAGGGGGTTACCCAAGCCGGAACACCCGCTGATCAGTGTTATTAACATGGAGCTGGTCGACCATTTACCTGCTAATGAATGGAGTTTAATCAAGGATTTTTATTCCATCTCAATGAAAAGGGGTTTTAATGTCAAGATCAAATACGGCCAGCAAGAGTTTGATTTTGATGAAGGCGTGATGTTCTTCATGTCGCCCGGCCAGGTACTCAGGCTTGAAGTTGAAGTCGATACCACGTTGCAACAATCGGGATGGATGTTACTGGTCCATCCCGACTTTTTGTGGAATACGCCGCTGGCCCAAACCATCAAACAATACGAATATTTCGACTATTCCGTCAATGAGGCTTTGTTCCTTTCCGAGAAGGAGGAAAACATCATTTCGGGCATTATGCAAAGCATTCAGCAGGAGTACCAGTCCAATATGGACCAGTTCAGCCAGGACCTGATCATTGCTCAGATCGAACTGCTACTCAAATATTCAGAGCGGTTTTATCAGCGCCAATTTTTGACCAGAAAAATAGGTAATCACAAAATTTTGGGCCGTTTAGAGCAAGTCATCTCCGCATATTTCGATAGCGATGATTTGATAAAAAAAGGTTTGCCGACCGTTCAATATGTTGCCGATGCATTAAATATCTCGCCCAATTACCTGAGTGGGATGCTGAAACTATTGACAGGTCAAACTACGCAGCAACACATTCACGACAAACTCATTGAAAAGGCCAAAGAAAAATTATCCGTCACCGATCTGTCAGTCAGCGAAATAGCCTACGAGCTTGGTTTTGAACATCCGCAGTCGTTCAGCAAATTATTCAAGACCAAAACTAATTTTTCACCGCTGGAATTTCGGCAGTCATTTAACTAA
- a CDS encoding Crp/Fnr family transcriptional regulator: protein MEHYYIGFFNYVEEILTLPEGDKESIRRSFKPVFVPKDTIIERAGQVPEYHNFIVSGYMRNFHLDKDDNEITTDLNDGPRFFTSYTYFMNRSVSNENLHCITDCELLRINRDDVEAGANHSKTQKDYTIQILQKHLQEDKNRINDMATLSAEDRYLKFLKEKPNIIKHVPLRYIASYLGITQRHLSRLRG from the coding sequence ATGGAACATTACTATATTGGGTTTTTCAATTATGTTGAGGAGATCCTGACATTGCCGGAAGGTGACAAGGAATCGATTCGTCGATCATTCAAGCCGGTGTTCGTGCCAAAGGATACCATTATCGAACGTGCCGGGCAGGTACCTGAGTATCATAATTTCATCGTGTCGGGCTACATGCGGAACTTTCATTTAGATAAAGATGACAACGAGATCACAACTGATCTGAATGACGGCCCACGGTTTTTTACTTCCTATACTTATTTCATGAACCGCAGCGTTTCCAATGAAAACCTGCATTGCATTACCGATTGCGAGTTATTGCGGATTAACAGGGACGATGTGGAGGCCGGCGCCAATCATAGCAAAACACAGAAAGACTATACCATTCAGATTCTGCAAAAGCATTTGCAGGAAGATAAAAACAGGATCAACGACATGGCTACGCTGAGCGCCGAAGATCGTTATCTGAAATTTTTGAAAGAGAAGCCAAACATCATCAAGCACGTACCGCTGCGCTACATTGCGTCATATCTGGGGATCACACAGCGGCATCTGAGCAGGCTTCGGGGATAG
- a CDS encoding DUF1330 domain-containing protein has product MIYFTQLIFIKEGKENTFHSFEDHVLPLLQRHNGELIYRVRPPRSSVVATTLGHPYELHLVSFIDRASFEGYRDDPERLQHMHLKDESVERIMLIEGKI; this is encoded by the coding sequence ATGATCTATTTTACACAGCTGATATTTATTAAGGAAGGAAAGGAAAACACATTCCATTCTTTTGAAGACCATGTTTTGCCATTGCTTCAACGACATAATGGGGAGCTGATTTATCGGGTAAGACCGCCGAGGTCTTCGGTAGTTGCCACGACATTAGGGCATCCGTATGAACTTCATTTGGTGAGTTTTATAGACCGCGCAAGTTTTGAAGGCTACCGTGACGACCCTGAACGCTTGCAACATATGCATCTGAAAGACGAGTCCGTAGAGCGGATCATGTTAATCGAAGGCAAAATATAA
- a CDS encoding DUF2306 domain-containing protein encodes MMTNVNVLQSEKVPVLNAPKILTFAATSWLAVTTIGQWIFGVYILSFYGKSTLAGEFEKWNQVLPHGYVEGDWKGNLVVGMHVLLAAVLVIGGPLQLITQIRSRFPRFHRWLGRTYVTTAIFVSIGGLIMIWTREGVDVDSRRVSISTHAIYIIGFALLAIRYARARQFEKHRNWALRLFMVVSGVWFFRVLLMFWLLINGGPVGFDPKTFTGPFLTGLSVFTYAIPISLIILEMYFYAKKNQGKMFSLVTSAIIFIATIIMGIGIFAATMGMWLPRIE; translated from the coding sequence ATGATGACAAATGTAAACGTCCTGCAATCCGAAAAAGTACCAGTATTGAATGCACCAAAAATCCTCACCTTCGCAGCAACTTCCTGGCTCGCCGTCACTACGATTGGACAATGGATATTTGGGGTTTATATCCTCTCGTTTTACGGAAAAAGTACTCTTGCCGGGGAATTTGAAAAATGGAACCAAGTACTGCCGCACGGCTATGTGGAAGGTGACTGGAAAGGAAACCTGGTCGTAGGAATGCATGTGCTTTTGGCTGCGGTGCTGGTAATTGGCGGGCCTTTGCAACTGATCACGCAGATACGCAGCCGTTTCCCTCGGTTTCATCGCTGGCTGGGGAGAACCTACGTCACTACGGCAATCTTCGTCAGTATTGGCGGACTTATTATGATATGGACGCGCGAAGGCGTGGACGTTGATTCACGCCGTGTCAGCATTAGTACTCACGCCATTTACATCATTGGATTTGCTCTGCTGGCGATCAGATATGCACGTGCGCGGCAGTTTGAAAAGCATAGGAACTGGGCATTACGACTGTTTATGGTCGTTAGCGGCGTTTGGTTTTTCCGGGTGTTGTTGATGTTCTGGTTACTCATTAATGGCGGACCTGTGGGGTTCGATCCTAAAACCTTCACCGGTCCGTTTTTAACAGGTCTTTCGGTATTTACATACGCCATTCCAATCTCGCTGATTATACTGGAAATGTATTTTTACGCCAAAAAAAACCAGGGTAAAATGTTCAGTCTAGTGACGTCAGCTATCATTTTCATAGCCACTATTATCATGGGGATTGGTATTTTTGCGGCGACAATGGGCATGTGGTTGCCGAGAATAGAATAG
- a CDS encoding virulence RhuM family protein, protein MENQQTDIIFYSSPAGNIKVEVIFNDETFWLNQKRLAELFGVDVRTINEHLQNIFNSEELIREATIRKIRIVQKEGNRDVAREVDFYNLDAIIAVGYRVNSFQATQFRIWATKTLREFIIKGFVLDDERLKQGKRFGKDYFDELLERIREIRASERRFYLKITDIYEQCSIDYVKGSDITLKFFKTVQNKLHYAIAGKTAAAIIAERADSEKPNMGLQTFRNAPHGKVLKTDIGVAKNYLIEKEIKELERIVSMYLDYAENQAARQIPMKMEDWVSKLDGFLQFNEYEILKDAGKVSHEIALKLAEQEFEKFRVGQDRNFESDFDQELKKLKF, encoded by the coding sequence ATGGAAAATCAGCAAACAGATATCATATTTTACAGCTCCCCGGCCGGGAACATTAAAGTCGAAGTTATCTTCAATGACGAGACTTTCTGGTTGAATCAGAAGCGTTTGGCTGAGTTGTTTGGAGTAGACGTGCGGACGATCAATGAGCATTTGCAAAACATTTTCAATTCAGAGGAACTGATACGAGAAGCAACTATCCGGAAAATCCGGATAGTTCAAAAGGAAGGAAACAGGGATGTAGCGCGCGAGGTTGATTTCTATAATCTGGACGCCATTATCGCGGTGGGTTACCGGGTGAACAGTTTCCAGGCAACGCAATTCCGCATTTGGGCGACGAAGACTTTGCGGGAATTTATCATCAAAGGGTTTGTACTGGATGATGAGCGGCTCAAACAGGGGAAACGATTTGGAAAAGATTATTTCGATGAATTGCTGGAACGCATTCGTGAAATACGAGCCAGCGAGCGCAGATTTTATCTGAAAATCACTGACATATACGAACAATGTAGCATTGACTATGTCAAAGGTTCGGATATTACATTGAAATTTTTCAAAACAGTGCAAAATAAGCTTCACTACGCCATTGCCGGAAAAACGGCAGCAGCAATTATCGCTGAACGGGCGGATTCTGAAAAGCCGAATATGGGATTGCAGACATTTAGGAATGCCCCGCACGGGAAAGTCCTGAAAACCGATATTGGTGTTGCAAAAAACTACCTAATTGAAAAGGAAATAAAAGAACTCGAACGTATCGTTTCGATGTATCTGGATTACGCTGAAAATCAGGCCGCCAGACAAATTCCGATGAAAATGGAGGATTGGGTCTCAAAGCTGGACGGCTTCTTGCAGTTTAACGAATATGAAATTCTGAAAGATGCAGGAAAAGTAAGTCACGAAATAGCCCTGAAACTTGCAGAGCAGGAATTTGAAAAGTTTCGTGTCGGACAAGACAGGAATTTCGAAAGTGATTTTGACCAGGAGTTGAAGAAGTTGAAATTTTAG